A stretch of Candidatus Bathyarchaeota archaeon DNA encodes these proteins:
- a CDS encoding ABC transporter permease gives MFDKIMTQLYQYMIRRFLTLFPVLIAVTLLVFTLIHLAPGDPFAYIFSPQQGEEFQTELKEMYIKKWGLDKPIWQQYIMWLSNAFRGDLGYSYMTGRPVTELVFGRIPRTLELAFSSLILALMMAIPLGVLSAVRHGSVFDRFVTSFSVMANSMPSFWVGIIMITIFAVELRLLPTSGAGLGMGLLAHLKSLVLPMTVLGLSRLGMLTRMVRNSVLEILNEDYIVTARAKGLKEYLVIYKHALRNALLPVVTLIGLSLAFILSGSVLIETVFSWPGMGKFFVLQANRRDYTTLMGVNLIVSLTILAAMLVTDITYALLDPRIRY, from the coding sequence TTGTTTGATAAAATTATGACCCAGCTTTACCAGTACATGATACGAAGATTCTTGACGCTTTTCCCTGTTTTAATAGCCGTAACATTACTGGTATTTACTTTAATCCATCTCGCTCCGGGTGATCCTTTTGCATATATTTTTTCTCCTCAACAAGGGGAAGAATTCCAAACAGAATTAAAAGAGATGTATATTAAGAAATGGGGATTAGACAAACCAATTTGGCAGCAATACATAATGTGGTTATCAAATGCATTTAGAGGAGATTTAGGTTATTCCTATATGACTGGAAGACCAGTAACTGAACTCGTATTTGGTAGGATCCCCAGAACACTTGAACTCGCATTTTCCTCTTTAATATTGGCACTAATGATGGCAATCCCTTTGGGAGTATTATCTGCAGTAAGACATGGATCGGTGTTTGATCGTTTTGTGACTTCATTTTCGGTAATGGCAAATTCTATGCCTTCTTTTTGGGTTGGGATAATTATGATTACAATTTTTGCAGTAGAATTACGTCTACTTCCAACTTCAGGAGCAGGTCTGGGTATGGGTTTACTGGCTCATTTAAAATCTTTAGTCCTACCCATGACAGTTTTGGGACTGAGTCGATTGGGAATGCTTACCAGGATGGTTAGAAATAGTGTTTTAGAGATTTTAAACGAGGATTACATTGTCACAGCACGTGCTAAAGGCTTAAAGGAATATCTAGTAATTTACAAACACGCTTTAAGAAATGCACTTTTACCAGTGGTAACATTGATTGGATTGTCTTTAGCGTTTATTTTGAGCGGTTCTGTTCTTATAGAAACCGTTTTTTCATGGCCGGGTATGGGAAAGTTCTTTGTGTTACAAGCGAATAGAAGAGATTATACAACATTAATGGGTGTAAATCTAATTGTTTCCTTAACGATACTTGCGGCTATGTTAGTTACTGACATTACATATGCACTTCTTGATCCAAGAATAAGATATTAG
- a CDS encoding TldD/PmbA family protein: protein MNEILGIADNIMNAALNNNVEQVEIVINNAHIGVARFKDRAIHQNIEGFRPIGPPHNNFSVKLRVIKDKKLGMATASTINKSSLIKDALKSAKYGRTFETFISPKRAPSLSNLYHRDTANLEPEVRIEAVNRIVDYSKDLSENIESVGGVLSNMSSKTVLINSLGLEAKHEFTGSQVIVTAVAEKTGNQGSGYQRQDSRNFYDLDLENVAEEAATSAISTIGYRKQTIPTGKRTVIFESEAAAEFLGTLIQQAFSIERDPRTTSKVPLGELVLDDMLTVHDNGRNLRTLQAAAIDGEGTPKMDLCLINNGVPENRCYSRDSAKSNGTFSTGHATSPWTGYFWTGTGNGSTYTPTNQIIEPGNSSLDELISDTKEGILVRRLRCPAAKGQTIMPDIIRADTQECWRVKNGEVAGPANYIRFTDSLVDTLKDIEIGDSTTVKSIGSFVIPALKIHSLYISQPSIIMVQ from the coding sequence ATGAATGAAATACTCGGTATTGCCGATAATATAATGAATGCTGCGCTTAATAATAATGTTGAGCAAGTAGAGATTGTAATAAATAATGCGCATATTGGAGTTGCCAGGTTCAAAGATAGGGCAATACACCAAAATATCGAGGGGTTCAGACCTATTGGACCACCTCATAACAACTTTTCAGTTAAATTGAGAGTAATTAAAGATAAAAAACTTGGAATGGCCACAGCTTCGACTATAAATAAATCAAGTTTAATTAAAGATGCATTAAAAAGCGCTAAATATGGAAGAACATTTGAAACATTTATCTCTCCTAAAAGAGCCCCTAGTCTTTCCAATTTATATCATAGAGATACTGCAAATCTTGAACCAGAAGTGAGAATAGAAGCAGTAAATAGAATAGTTGATTATTCAAAGGATCTAAGTGAAAACATCGAGTCTGTTGGTGGCGTACTATCTAACATGTCATCAAAAACAGTTTTAATCAACTCGCTAGGTCTTGAGGCTAAACATGAATTCACGGGTTCTCAAGTTATAGTAACTGCAGTAGCAGAAAAAACGGGAAACCAAGGTTCAGGTTATCAAAGACAGGATAGTAGAAACTTTTATGATTTAGATTTAGAGAACGTAGCTGAGGAAGCGGCTACATCGGCTATTTCTACAATAGGATATAGAAAACAAACTATACCAACCGGAAAAAGAACCGTGATATTTGAGTCTGAAGCTGCTGCTGAATTCCTTGGTACCCTAATTCAACAGGCGTTCTCAATAGAAAGAGATCCTCGAACAACATCAAAAGTTCCATTAGGTGAACTTGTTCTAGATGATATGTTGACGGTTCATGATAATGGTCGAAATCTGCGAACATTGCAAGCTGCCGCAATAGATGGAGAAGGGACTCCTAAAATGGACCTATGTTTGATTAATAACGGTGTACCCGAAAATCGATGTTATTCTAGGGACTCTGCAAAATCCAATGGGACATTTTCAACAGGTCACGCAACATCACCTTGGACTGGATATTTCTGGACGGGTACAGGTAATGGATCAACTTATACACCAACCAATCAGATAATTGAACCAGGCAACAGTTCGTTAGATGAATTGATATCCGATACAAAAGAGGGCATCCTAGTTCGTCGTCTAAGATGTCCAGCAGCAAAAGGGCAAACAATAATGCCCGACATAATTAGAGCGGATACACAAGAATGCTGGAGAGTTAAAAACGGAGAAGTAGCAGGACCTGCGAACTATATTCGGTTTACGGACTCTCTGGTGGATACATTAAAAGATATAGAAATCGGAGACTCAACAACGGTGAAAAGTATTGGGTCCTTTGTTATTCCAGCTTTGAAAATACATTCATTATACATTAGCCAACCATCGATAATTATGGTCCAATAG
- a CDS encoding TldD/PmbA family protein, producing the protein MKIDEDLINLGIKEAEKLGAEYASVKISDFKSITYEVNNDVKSYYINRVPGCHVRVIVNGAWGFSGSTEVNDNEIKKLTNIAIKLGKMNAEFRQNRVKLAENKSIKGHYCTPVKKDAFEIDPTEYYDILQSSVHEAMDQSKLLKKSRASIISQRELRFHGTSEGAFIKQELDRTSCGVTATAIRNGMVQSSGLGQNFATKGFEWVETNKLSEMGREEGRTAAALVVAERCPQEKTSLIIEDSMLSLQIHETLGHCTELDRILQTEVDFVGPIGKSFFSPDEIGKMWFGSELVNIVADATMEGGHGTFGFDDEGVPAKKTYLIKNGILAGLQSSRETAAEAGFEESSGQYLGTYGYDKPVVRMTNLNLLPGEWKKDELVEDTRNGILMSGYRTEIFDQRRTTFGFGAQKSWKIEKGELTTMYRDPTYYGVTLPFWRSCDGISKDNWGLGYGGGCGKCRPGQSGRVGHFCSTARFNDVFVGGGGIYE; encoded by the coding sequence ATGAAAATCGATGAAGACCTTATAAACTTGGGAATTAAAGAAGCAGAAAAACTTGGGGCAGAATATGCTTCAGTAAAAATTAGCGATTTTAAAAGCATAACTTATGAGGTAAATAATGATGTCAAAAGCTACTATATCAATAGAGTGCCGGGTTGTCATGTAAGAGTAATTGTTAATGGAGCATGGGGATTCAGTGGATCAACGGAAGTAAATGATAATGAAATAAAAAAATTGACTAATATAGCTATTAAACTTGGTAAAATGAACGCGGAGTTTAGACAAAATCGTGTTAAATTAGCAGAAAACAAATCTATAAAGGGACATTACTGTACTCCTGTTAAAAAAGATGCCTTCGAAATTGATCCTACAGAGTATTATGATATTCTCCAATCAAGTGTACATGAAGCAATGGATCAAAGCAAACTGTTGAAAAAGAGTAGAGCCAGTATAATCTCTCAAAGAGAATTAAGGTTTCATGGGACATCAGAAGGAGCTTTCATAAAACAAGAACTTGATCGAACTTCTTGCGGAGTGACGGCTACAGCGATCAGGAATGGTATGGTCCAGAGCTCAGGATTAGGTCAAAACTTTGCTACCAAGGGATTCGAATGGGTAGAGACAAATAAATTATCGGAAATGGGTAGAGAAGAGGGGCGAACCGCGGCAGCTCTGGTTGTAGCTGAACGATGTCCACAAGAAAAGACCTCATTAATTATTGAAGATAGCATGCTTTCATTACAAATTCATGAAACATTAGGGCATTGTACGGAACTTGATAGAATACTTCAAACTGAAGTGGATTTTGTTGGACCTATTGGAAAAAGCTTCTTTTCACCTGATGAAATTGGAAAGATGTGGTTTGGTTCAGAACTTGTTAATATTGTAGCCGACGCAACAATGGAAGGAGGGCATGGAACCTTTGGATTCGATGATGAGGGGGTACCTGCAAAGAAAACTTACTTAATAAAGAATGGAATATTGGCGGGTTTACAGAGTTCAAGAGAAACCGCTGCTGAAGCAGGATTTGAGGAGAGCAGTGGACAATATCTAGGGACTTATGGATATGACAAACCGGTTGTTAGAATGACTAATTTAAACCTATTACCAGGTGAGTGGAAAAAGGACGAGCTTGTAGAAGATACAAGAAACGGAATTTTAATGAGTGGATATAGGACTGAGATCTTTGACCAGAGGCGGACAACCTTTGGTTTTGGAGCCCAGAAATCTTGGAAAATTGAAAAAGGGGAACTTACTACGATGTATAGGGATCCAACATATTATGGGGTTACACTACCATTCTGGAGATCCTGTGATGGTATCAGCAAAGACAACTGGGGCCTAGGATATGGTGGAGGATGTGGAAAATGCCGACCAGGGCAAAGCGGAAGAGTAGGGCACTTTTGTAGCACAGCAAGATTTAACGATGTTTTCGTTGGTGGAGGTGGCATATATGAATGA
- a CDS encoding DUF6282 family protein, with amino-acid sequence MILPEGRSFEKSKELLKGAIDIHLHAGPHIFSSPRRVDPFQAAIEARDAGMQAIVYMDVFEMSNGTAWLVNRQIPDFQTYGGLILNTVYGGMNPRAVKTALYYGDGAKYVSFGAHSTYFQAAREGRVVDGEYVPLSKLYPEFKKELDMCIEIPLEKKPGENLDEILRLIAAKPHVYMITGHTSVDESIRLVDLAEEYGIEKVIVSSAVVKEATMDELQYITEKNAFIEYTLAAYTHTTTIPKTHYYVEREYASIDEGMSGEVSGGVKHVAEQIEELGAQHCILSTDFGVYTLPTPLEGLREFIACLMDFGITNDDLTKMVKTNPEKLLGLINC; translated from the coding sequence ATGATATTACCTGAAGGAAGATCATTTGAAAAATCAAAGGAACTGCTCAAAGGAGCAATAGATATACACCTTCATGCAGGTCCTCATATTTTCAGCAGTCCTCGGAGAGTGGACCCATTCCAAGCAGCCATTGAAGCAAGGGACGCGGGTATGCAAGCAATAGTCTATATGGATGTATTTGAAATGAGCAACGGAACTGCTTGGTTAGTAAATAGACAAATACCTGATTTTCAGACGTATGGTGGCTTGATATTAAATACTGTCTATGGTGGAATGAATCCAAGAGCAGTGAAAACGGCACTTTACTATGGTGATGGTGCTAAATACGTAAGTTTTGGAGCACATAGTACATACTTCCAGGCCGCGAGAGAAGGCAGAGTTGTCGATGGTGAATATGTACCTCTAAGTAAATTATACCCAGAATTTAAAAAAGAACTTGACATGTGCATTGAGATCCCATTAGAAAAAAAACCTGGGGAGAACCTTGATGAAATATTAAGGTTGATTGCTGCGAAGCCTCACGTTTACATGATAACCGGTCATACCTCGGTTGATGAATCGATTAGACTGGTAGACCTCGCTGAAGAATATGGAATTGAAAAGGTCATAGTATCCAGCGCTGTCGTTAAAGAGGCCACAATGGATGAACTTCAATATATAACGGAAAAAAATGCATTCATCGAATATACTCTTGCCGCCTACACACATACAACAACCATACCTAAAACACATTATTACGTTGAAAGAGAGTATGCATCTATTGATGAAGGGATGAGCGGAGAGGTATCTGGGGGAGTTAAACATGTTGCTGAGCAGATAGAAGAATTAGGAGCACAGCATTGTATACTTTCAACCGATTTTGGTGTTTATACCCTACCAACGCCATTAGAGGGATTAAGAGAGTTTATTGCATGTTTGATGGATTTTGGAATCACAAATGACGATCTCACTAAGATGGTTAAAACGAATCCTGAAAAACTCCTAGGCCTTATTAATTGTTAA